A region from the Eptesicus fuscus isolate TK198812 chromosome 1, DD_ASM_mEF_20220401, whole genome shotgun sequence genome encodes:
- the LOC103297834 gene encoding 40S ribosomal protein S20-like, which produces MTEAFLTLDWQYHDTGKTPVDPEVTIYHIRIPLTSRNVKSLEKVCADLIRGTKEKNLTVKGPVRILTKTLRITTRKTPCGEGSNTWDRFQMRIHKQLIDLHSPSEVVKQITSISIEPGVEIEVTIADA; this is translated from the coding sequence atactGGGAAGACACCCGTGGATCCAGAAGTGACGATTTACCACATTCGAATCCCTCTAACCAGCCGCAATGTCAAGTCCCTGGAGAAGGTGTGTGCTGACTTGATCAGAGGCACAAAGGAAAAGAATCTCACAGTGAAAGGGCCAGTCCGGATACTGACCAAGACTCTGAGAATTACTACAAGGAAAACTCCCTGTGGGGAGGGTTCTAACACTTGGGATCGGTTTCAGATGAGGATCCACAAGCAACTCATTGACTTGCACAGCCCTTCTGAGGTTGTTAAGCAGATTACTTCCATCAGTATTGAGCCAGGAGTGGAGATTGAAGTCACCATTGCAGATGCTTAA